The following proteins come from a genomic window of Solea senegalensis isolate Sse05_10M unplaced genomic scaffold, IFAPA_SoseM_1 scf7180000015993, whole genome shotgun sequence:
- the LOC122762702 gene encoding protein C3orf33-like, whose protein sequence is MPDSSERPRRERDREVRETQTVNVVSVVSQFVDDNLTVVRNISTGLVIAGVVLIGRSIKLTTKFKSASEIPARFIERNVSLRGKVHSVTEEGGVKVEHVPIHVPVLSPLLSKTHQGASSSSLLLVRLAGVDVTTEGRTWLQQNLVPAHTVWLKLISCEDDVLHCLLSQSRGWMWSRCVNEQLLRLGLARTAPVSLLPDSRFYWRLHRRLHRAEVSAERKGRGLWKEDSLWERAANAVRDSPAFRLMRSVFKK, encoded by the exons CGTGAACGTGGTTTCTGTCGTCTCACAGTTTGTTGATGACAATTTAACGGTTGTTCgg AACATCAGCACTGGTCTTGTGATTGCTGGTGTCGTCCTCATAGGCAGAAGCATCAAACTA acgACCAAATTTAAGTCAGCGTCTGAGATTCCTGCTCGTTTCATTGAGAGAAACGTCAGCCTTCGAGGGAAAGTTCACTCTGTCACAGAAGAAGGAGGAGTCAAAGTGGAACATGTTCCCATTCATGTTCCTGTGCTCTCACCTTTACTTTCAAAGACACATCAGG GTGCGTCCTCctcatctctgctgctggtgCGTCTGGCAGGAGTGGACGTAACCACAGAGGGAAGGACGTGGCTGCAGCAGAACCTGGTTCCTGCTCACACTGTCTGGCTGAAGCTGATCAGCTGTGAAGACGACGTCCTGCACTGTCTGCTGTCTCAGAGCAGA GGGTGGATGTGGAGCCGCTGTGTAAATGAACAGCTCCTCAGACTTGGTCTGGCTCGGACCGCTCCAGTTTCACTTCTGCCCGACTCTCGCTTCTACTGGCGTCTCCACAGACGACTGCACAGGGCAGAGGTCAGCGCAGAGAGGAAGGGGCGGGGCCTGTGGAAGGAGGACAGCCTATGGGAAAGAGCCGCCAATGCGGTCAGAGACAGTCCAGCGTTCAGACTGATGAGGAGcgtctttaaaaaataa